The following nucleotide sequence is from uncultured Draconibacterium sp..
ACAACGATTTTACGCTATAAAAAAAGCCTTGCTTCTTCTCTGAAACAAGGCTTTTTCTTTTATATAAAACTACTTACAGGAAATCGGGATACTGGATACTTGATCGTTGAACATTGATTCTTAGATATTCGACAGTTCGATATTGGTCATAAGACATTTTAACAGAAAAAACATTCATGATTTCCGGGAATCAATAACAGGAATGAAAGTAGTGCCAGTTTTCAGCTGACTCTCCCTCATTCCCTCTCTTCGAGAAGGTGTCGAAGGCTCAATCAGAGTGAGTCAATAAAGTCTGAAGTAGATTTTGCTATTATACTTTATTGGACTTTCAGAAAAAAAGCCCTGCTTCATAACTGAAACAAGGCTTTTTCTTTTTGGACTAAGCACCTGGCTATCGGAAATCAATAACTTCTACATCATCGTGGTTAGCAGCATTAAAAACAAATTCCGAATCATCAAAACCGGCGTTCGTATCCATTTCTTTTACCAGAATTCCATACAAGTTGCCATCGGTGCTATGCAGTGTTGCCGAGTGAATCATCATTTCAGCCTTATCGATAGCCACTTCAATCATCGTTACATCGTAAGTGTCCGAATCAGGAAAAAGATTGATATGATAAAGCGTTTTACCACCTTCCGCCTTTTCATCTACAAACTCAGAACGAAAACCGCGCTCGTAAATACTGAACAACGACGAAGGATCCATTAATTCACTGCTTTCATCGTCAATATTCGAAATGGTTACCTGGTTACCGTCTTTCATGTAATTCCATAATGTTTTGCCATTTGAAAATACTTCAACTCCCAAATCGGGCAGTTGCACACAATATTTCTTACCTTTAATTTTTATGGTGCCTGCGTTGGTTTCGTCAATATCCATTTCTTCATTCACCATTGTGAATACAAAACTGGCTGACAACGACGCGATTTCTTTTGTTTTGACACTTACCTCATCCAGAATTTTTTTGGCCTTTGCATCACTCTGCGACCATCCTAAAGCTGCTGCCATTACTAGCGCAACCATCAATACTATCCTTTTCATCATTTCTCTATTGTACTATTCCTATGTCAGAAAATGAAAACGCTACGATCATTTCTCTCCAATGTCTAAATCTCGATCCCGTATCACCCTCAAAAATTAATTCTACAAACTATTCAATAATTGTTCCAAACTATATTCATCCTGCAGTAAAACCTGTCGCGCTTTACTTCCTTCGCTTGGGCCAACTATACCTGCAGCTTCCAATTGATCCATTAATCGACCCGCACGGTTATAACCAATCGAGAATTTTCGCTGTATCATCGATGTCGATCCCATTTGGTTCATCACCACCACGCGTGCCGCATCGTCAAATAACTCGTCGCGGTTCCGCAGATCCACTTGTCCCGGTCCGGGTTCTTCATCGCCTGCATATTCGGGTAACAAAAATGCCGTTGGATATCCGCGTTGATCACCAATAAATTCAACAATACGTTCAACTTCAGGAGTATCAACAAAAGCACATTGTACGCGCGTCATTTCACTTCCCTGCGAAATAAGCATATCACCCCGTCCGATAAGTTGGTTCGCTCCGGGCGAATCCAAAATGGTACGCGAGTCGATCATCGATGCAACCTTAAACGCAATACGCGCCGGAAAGTTAGCCTTAATAACACCGGTAATAATATTGGTCGACGGACGCTGTGTGGCAATAATCATATGAATACCAACAGCCCTTGCCAGCTGTGCAATCCTGGCAATTGGCAATTCAATTTCTTTTCCGGCAGTCATTATCAGGTCGGCAAACTCATCAATTATAACCACAATATAGGGCATAAAACGGTGCCCTTTCTCCGGATTCAATCGGCGCGATATAAATTTCTTATTGTATTCTTTAATATTACGTGCCTGGGCAGCTTTCAGCAGATCGTAACGTGCATCCATTTCTACGTTGATCGAATTCAGCGTATTTTTCACTTTCTGAATATCGGTGATCACCGGCTCTTCCGCATCAGGTAATTTTGCCAGGTAGTGTTTTTCCAGCACCGAATAAATATTCAGCTCCACTTTTTTCGGGTCAATAAAAACGAACTTCAGTTGCGATGGGTGTTTTTTGTACAGCAACGAAGTAATGATCACATTTATACCTACCGATTTACCCTGTCCGGTAGCACCAGCAACAAGAATGTGCGGCATTTTTACCAGGTCGAACATAAACGTTTCATTCGAAATGGTTTTCCCCAACGCCACCGGCAATTCGGCTTTACTTTCCTGAAAACGCTTTGAGCGCACAATGGAATGCATCGATACCGTTTCCGGATTTTGATTTGGCACTTCAATACCAATGGTACCGCGCCCCGGAATTGGTGCTATAATTCGAATTCCCAAAGCCGCCAGACTCAACGCGATGTCGTCTTCCAGGTTTTTAATCTTCGAGATACGTACGCCCGGTGCCGGAACAATTTCGTAAAGTGTAATTGTTGGACCAATTGTGGCTCTGATTTTTGTTATTTCGATCTTATAATGACGCAGCGTTTCAACAATTTTATTCTTGTTGGCTACCAGCTCTTCATTCTTAACTTCAGCATTTCCAAACTGATGATCTTCCAACTGATCGAGTGATGGGAACTTGTAACTGGCCAAATCCAGGGTTGGATCATAATCTTCCAGTTCCTCCGGCTTCGTGCCATCCGACTCTTCTTCCTCCAGTTTGCGAGCAACCGTTAAATCCAGATCATCCTCTTTTTTTATCGGAATCACCTCAATATCATCTCCCGTTTCCTCTTTGGGATGGGAAATTTCAATATCTTCGTCTTCTGCCTTCGGTTCATCCTGAGGCAGCTCAACTTCATCATCCGATTCAAAAATGGCTTTCACCACATCATCGTCATCTTCTATTATTTTTGTTATTGACTCTTCGCCTTCAACCTCCGAAACGTCGGTCGTAACTTCATCCTCTTGCTCGGTTTCTTCAAGCCCAGCCTCTTTAGGATTTCTTTTTAACAGCCCTTTCAGCATATTAAAAGCACCATCGAAACGTACAACGATAATTGCCAGCCCGGAAATGAACAACAGAAATACAAGCCCGACAATACCGATCAGCGAACGCAACCAGTTGCTTAATATAAAACCATAATGACCACCCCAATAGATAGCCGATCCGGCATCGGTTTTATTAAAGAACAATCCCAGTGCCACCGAAAACCAAATCAAGCAGATAATACTATACCACACACTTTTCAGATAGTTCCCAGTTTTTCGACCTAAAATCCGCGCACCGCTAATGGCCATTAAATACACAAAACCAAACGATGCCAGTCCAAACCCACGGTTCATGATAACTTCCGACAAATAAGCACCCAGTTTCATCCCTTTATTCTGAGCGTTCACCTCAGTGTTGAAAAGGAATTCGCGCCAGCCCGAATCCATTATACTTTGATCGGCTGCACCGTAAAATAAAAACGACACAAAGGAAATCAACAGATAAGCTGCTGCTAAAAACACAAACAACCCGAAAAGGAAATACAGTTTTTCTCTGTTAATCAAAGGTGTACGCTTCTTTTTGATACGTTTATTTTTCGATTTTGCTGGCTTTTTCTTCGCTCTAAATGCCATGGAATTATTTTTAATCCGAATTTTTATTCACAACAAGTTTCCAATATAACGATTAAGTTTCATTTCAATTTTTGAGTTTCCAAAAATCATTCAACAAAATCGACTCTAACCGCTAAACAGGAACATTATTCCTCTTAAAACTGAATAATGTGGGTTAAATTGCCCGCAAATTTAACTAAAAAAACTCAGGTAGAAGTTATGCCTGCTTGCTAATTCCTGCAATCATTTCAAGAAAAAAGTGTTAACAAATTTCACTCATTTTCTTGCAATTCGTAAGAAAGTGTATCACCTGTTTTCCGAATTAATAAATCAATCGGAAAAAGCTGTTTTAAAATAGCATAAACAACACAAAACCAAGCTCTAACACATTTCTTTTTATGTTTTGTTTTTCTATGTTTGTTAGGCGCCTGATCTTTCGTCAGGGCACTAATTAACTATACCAATGAAAAAACGAGCTGTTGTTGCTTTGGGCGGAAACGCCATCCTGCGAGGAAACGAGGACGGAACGATCGTTCAGCAGGAAAAAAATGTAACCGACACACTTGAAAACCTGGTGCCACTGCTGCGCGAAGGTTACGAACTGGTGCTGACACACGGCAACGGGCCGCAGGTAGGTAACATTTTAATGCGTAACGATGCCGGCGAGCAACTTTATGGCATTGCACCCATGCCGCTGAATATTTGCGTGGCTGACTCGCAGGGCGGTATTGGTTTTATGATCGAGCGGATGATGCGCAACGTACTCAACAAACACGGTATCGACAAAAATGTAATTTCAATGGTTACGCTGGTTGAGATCGATGCTAATGATCCTGCTTTTCAAAATCCATCGAAACGAATTGGAAAAGTGTACAGCAAAGCGGAAGCAGACAAACTGGCTAAACGAAAAGGCTGGGATTTTAAATCCACCTCAAAAAGTAAAGATGGCTATCGAAGGGTAGTCCCCTCGCCCAAACCCATTGATATCGTTAATAAAGAAATTATCCGGCAACTGCTGGAGAGTGGCAACATTGTGATTGCTGCCGGCGGTGGTGGCATTCCTGTTTATTTCGACGAAAACAACGACGTGCGCACGCTTGATGCGGTAATAGATAAAGACATGGCGTCCGGGATGCTGGCCACTAATATCGATGCTGATGAGTTATACATCCTCACTGACGTGCCATTTATCTACAAAGACTATGGCGAAGAAACACAACAGAAACTCGAGTTTTTAAATTTTACCGACACCCTAAAACATCTCGAAAATGGTACATTTGCTGAAGGAACGATGGAGCCTAAAATAAAAGCCTGCCTCAACTTTATAAAAAACGGCGGCAGCAAAAGTATTATCACCGAAGCCACCAAGCTGGCAGACAAAAGTTACGGTTCGAAAATAACATTGAATTACGACGATTTAGATAAAAAACCTACAATAAACAACCATGACAAATAATTTAAAAAACAAAAATTTCCTCAAGCTACTTGATTTTACTACCGAAGAAATAAACCAACTGCTGGATCTTGCAGCGAGGTTAAAAAAGGCAAAATATGAAGGCATTGAAAAGCCGTTGCTTTCGGGTAAAAACATTGCGCTGATCTTTGAAAAAGCCTCAACCCGCACCCGTTGTGCTTTTGAAGTGGCGGCCTACGACCAGGGAGCACAGGTGACTTACCTGGGACCTTCCGGTTCGCAGATTGGCCAGAAAGAAACCATGAAAGATACAGCACGAGTTTTGGGCAGAATGTACGACGGCATTGAATACCGTGGTTTTGGCCAGGACATTGTGGAAGAACTGGGCACTTATGCAGGAGCTCCAGTTTGGAATGGCCTCACCAACGAATTTCACCCCACTCAAATTCTGGCTGATTTCCTCACCATGAAAGAACACGGCAACAAACCGCTACAGGAAGTAAAATTCTGCTACCTGGGTGATGCACGAAACAATATGGGAAATTCACTGATGGTAGGTGCTGCCAAACTGGGAATGGATTTCAGAGCCGCTGCCCCCCTAGCTTGTCAACCCACTGAAGAATTGCAGGCGGAATGTCGCAAAATAACAGCTCAAACCGGTGGCAAGATTATGATTACCGAAGATGTAGCCACCGCAGTAAAAGACTGTGATTTTCTGTATACCGATGTATGGGTGTCGATGGGTGAGCCCGACGAAGTATGGCAGGAACGTATAAAACTGCTCCTCCCCTACCAGGTAAATAAAAAAGCGATGGAGCTCACCGGAAATCCCGATGTAAAATTCCTGCATTGTTTACCGGCATTCCATAACCGCGACACAAAAATTGGCGAGCAGATCTACCAAAAATTTGGACTGGAAGCTATGGAAGTTACCGAGGAAGTATTTGAAAGCGAAGCATCGCTGGTTTTCGATGAAGCAGAAAACCGCATGCACACCATAAAAGCCGTTATGGTCGCCACTTTGGCTTAAGCAAAATCACCATAGATTTTAAAGCATTATCTTCAATTTTTGGAGGTAGTGCTTTTTTAATTCCCCAGCTTCGAGCCGCGAGCTTATAGCCATTAGCTTTTTCAATCTAAATCAATCTTTTTCCATTTCTCACCAAATAAATGCTCATTGCTCAACGCCCAACCTCCTTTCCCGCTTTCCTCATTCACTCATTTACCTATTCACTGGTTCAATCTATTTTCAATCTACATCAATCTATTTTTCAATCTCATCATCTCAATGCTCAGTACTTCTCCCCTTTTGCTTTTCGACTTTTTACTTTTGCCTTTTGCCTTGCAAATCCTTTTCCTATTTTTGCCCCGTGAAAAATCATTCAACATTCATAACGAATATCCTGGCAGTAGCCTTGTTGCTAATCTCAACACAAGGAGTAGCCTCCGAAAGGGGAAAACCGGAACGGATTTCGCTTCTTATAGAAGATACCGCTCCAGCTCTAACATTTCACAACGATTCTATTCACAAGATCGATTTTCGTTATGCCGATAAACAAAGAGGATTCAAACCATTTATAGCTCCATCCATTCTGATTGCCGGCGGAACGATTCTGCATTTTTCCGACTGGAAATATGACATTAACCAGTGGCGCTGGGAACATTTTAACTATACCGGCCACCTGGATGATTATTTACGTTTTGCACCGATTGCTGCAGTTTATTCGTTAAATGCTTTGGGGATAAAGGGGAAAAACAATATTGGCAACCAAACCGCCATACTGGGCAAAAGCATGGTATTGACCACTATTATTACAAAAAGCCTGAAAAGCATTTTAAATGTAGAACGTCCAACCGGCGAACCGAAGTCAATGCCTTCCGGGCATACAGCCATTGTATTTGCAACAGCCCAATGGATGCACCACGAATACGGCGAGATAAGTCCATGGTACAGTGCAGGTGCGTATGCCTGTGCCACCACTGTGGGAATCATGCGTATTTCTAAAGGCGCACATTGGGCTTCAGACGTAATGGTTGGCGCCGGTATAGGGATGATTTCCACCGAACTGATCTATCTCACCCACCAATACAAATGGGATCGGGAACACCTGAAAAACCTCGATATTTTTCCTTTTAAAACCGGCAGCCAAAAAGGACTTGCACTGGTGTATACCTTTTAACAAGCCGCGAGCTACGAGTCTCCAGCTACAAGCATTAATTTGTCTACTACCCCAAAATCACAAACCACTCTCCATTTACTCAATTACTCATTCACTTTTTCGCCTTTTAACTTTTTCCTTGTTCCACCATTTGCCTTTCAACTTTTACCTTTTACCTTAATTTTCCATGTTCTTTTCACCTTAAAACTTTTATCCTCTATCCTCTTCTTTTTTCCCTAGTAATTTATATTTTTGTCACACAAATTCGGATAATACAGCAGACTAATGGCATCTTTACAAACTCAAAAACAATGGCATGTAATTTACACCCGGTCCCGGGCGGAAAAGAAGGTAGCAGAAGAACTTAACACAAACAATATTGAATGCTTCCTTCCTCTGCAAAAAAGACTCCGCCAGTGGAAAGACCGCAAAAAATGGGTAGAAATCCCCTTAATTTCAGGCTATTGTTTTGTAAACATCACCCGTAAAGAATACGACAAAGTACTACAACTTAATAACGTGGTAAGTTATATCACTTTCGAGCGAAAAGCAGCTATTGTAAGTCAGGCCGAAATAGAAGCTTTGCAGACGATGCTTCATCAGTTTGACTTTGAAGTGAACGTTACAATGGAAAATTTCGAACCCGGTAAACAGGTGGAAGTAATTGAAGGGCCCATGGTTGGATTAAGCGGAGAACTCATAGAGTGCCGGGGCAAGAATAAATTTGCGTTGCGCATCGAACAAATCAACACTTCTTTTTTGGTCGAAATTCCTGCCTCCTATCTGAGTGCGGTGCCGGAAACAGTAATTTAATCACTCAAAACAAGCTAATAACAGGAAATAATACTGCATATAATTAATAGAAAGAATCGTTAATACGGAATAAATACATAGCTAAT
It contains:
- a CDS encoding outer membrane lipoprotein carrier protein LolA; the protein is MKRIVLMVALVMAAALGWSQSDAKAKKILDEVSVKTKEIASLSASFVFTMVNEEMDIDETNAGTIKIKGKKYCVQLPDLGVEVFSNGKTLWNYMKDGNQVTISNIDDESSELMDPSSLFSIYERGFRSEFVDEKAEGGKTLYHINLFPDSDTYDVTMIEVAIDKAEMMIHSATLHSTDGNLYGILVKEMDTNAGFDDSEFVFNAANHDDVEVIDFR
- a CDS encoding DNA translocase FtsK 4TM domain-containing protein; protein product: MAFRAKKKPAKSKNKRIKKKRTPLINREKLYFLFGLFVFLAAAYLLISFVSFLFYGAADQSIMDSGWREFLFNTEVNAQNKGMKLGAYLSEVIMNRGFGLASFGFVYLMAISGARILGRKTGNYLKSVWYSIICLIWFSVALGLFFNKTDAGSAIYWGGHYGFILSNWLRSLIGIVGLVFLLFISGLAIIVVRFDGAFNMLKGLLKRNPKEAGLEETEQEDEVTTDVSEVEGEESITKIIEDDDDVVKAIFESDDEVELPQDEPKAEDEDIEISHPKEETGDDIEVIPIKKEDDLDLTVARKLEEEESDGTKPEELEDYDPTLDLASYKFPSLDQLEDHQFGNAEVKNEELVANKNKIVETLRHYKIEITKIRATIGPTITLYEIVPAPGVRISKIKNLEDDIALSLAALGIRIIAPIPGRGTIGIEVPNQNPETVSMHSIVRSKRFQESKAELPVALGKTISNETFMFDLVKMPHILVAGATGQGKSVGINVIITSLLYKKHPSQLKFVFIDPKKVELNIYSVLEKHYLAKLPDAEEPVITDIQKVKNTLNSINVEMDARYDLLKAAQARNIKEYNKKFISRRLNPEKGHRFMPYIVVIIDEFADLIMTAGKEIELPIARIAQLARAVGIHMIIATQRPSTNIITGVIKANFPARIAFKVASMIDSRTILDSPGANQLIGRGDMLISQGSEMTRVQCAFVDTPEVERIVEFIGDQRGYPTAFLLPEYAGDEEPGPGQVDLRNRDELFDDAARVVVMNQMGSTSMIQRKFSIGYNRAGRLMDQLEAAGIVGPSEGSKARQVLLQDEYSLEQLLNSL
- the arcC gene encoding carbamate kinase — protein: MKKRAVVALGGNAILRGNEDGTIVQQEKNVTDTLENLVPLLREGYELVLTHGNGPQVGNILMRNDAGEQLYGIAPMPLNICVADSQGGIGFMIERMMRNVLNKHGIDKNVISMVTLVEIDANDPAFQNPSKRIGKVYSKAEADKLAKRKGWDFKSTSKSKDGYRRVVPSPKPIDIVNKEIIRQLLESGNIVIAAGGGGIPVYFDENNDVRTLDAVIDKDMASGMLATNIDADELYILTDVPFIYKDYGEETQQKLEFLNFTDTLKHLENGTFAEGTMEPKIKACLNFIKNGGSKSIITEATKLADKSYGSKITLNYDDLDKKPTINNHDK
- the argF gene encoding ornithine carbamoyltransferase produces the protein MTNNLKNKNFLKLLDFTTEEINQLLDLAARLKKAKYEGIEKPLLSGKNIALIFEKASTRTRCAFEVAAYDQGAQVTYLGPSGSQIGQKETMKDTARVLGRMYDGIEYRGFGQDIVEELGTYAGAPVWNGLTNEFHPTQILADFLTMKEHGNKPLQEVKFCYLGDARNNMGNSLMVGAAKLGMDFRAAAPLACQPTEELQAECRKITAQTGGKIMITEDVATAVKDCDFLYTDVWVSMGEPDEVWQERIKLLLPYQVNKKAMELTGNPDVKFLHCLPAFHNRDTKIGEQIYQKFGLEAMEVTEEVFESEASLVFDEAENRMHTIKAVMVATLA
- a CDS encoding phosphatase PAP2 family protein — its product is MKNHSTFITNILAVALLLISTQGVASERGKPERISLLIEDTAPALTFHNDSIHKIDFRYADKQRGFKPFIAPSILIAGGTILHFSDWKYDINQWRWEHFNYTGHLDDYLRFAPIAAVYSLNALGIKGKNNIGNQTAILGKSMVLTTIITKSLKSILNVERPTGEPKSMPSGHTAIVFATAQWMHHEYGEISPWYSAGAYACATTVGIMRISKGAHWASDVMVGAGIGMISTELIYLTHQYKWDREHLKNLDIFPFKTGSQKGLALVYTF
- a CDS encoding UpxY family transcription antiterminator → MASLQTQKQWHVIYTRSRAEKKVAEELNTNNIECFLPLQKRLRQWKDRKKWVEIPLISGYCFVNITRKEYDKVLQLNNVVSYITFERKAAIVSQAEIEALQTMLHQFDFEVNVTMENFEPGKQVEVIEGPMVGLSGELIECRGKNKFALRIEQINTSFLVEIPASYLSAVPETVI